Below is a window of Equus quagga isolate Etosha38 chromosome 4, UCLA_HA_Equagga_1.0, whole genome shotgun sequence DNA.
ATGGGAATTTATTTCCCCAGGAAAGACAGCTGAGAGTCCCTCTGGGAGGCAGGGTAGTAGAGTGGCGCGATGGAAGTTCTAGCCTCTTCCTTTATTAACTAGCCTGTGATGACAACTTTATTGGTTACATGGTCCTTATCTCTAAAACATGGACAGAAACATTGGCCCCACTTTCTTCAGAGGTCTCATGAGGTCAAGAGGAAATCATATGTGGGAAATGTCACTTAGAAGATTAAGGCAGTCTGAGAGTTCACGTAGGCTTTTGTTGGACTCCATTCACATTTATGATATATTATTAGGGACATTTGGCCGGCTGGGTTGTAGGGAGACAACTCACCCCATGTCTTGCCATACCTGATCTGCCGGGTGGGTCCCTCACAGGAGGAGGGGGTCTCTCATTGGGCGGGGGAGGAAGAGGGCCGGAACGTCCAGGTGAAGGTAAGGGAGGTGCAGATGAAGAGAGGGACAAATTCCGCTGTGGGAGCCTTGGGATTTCATCACTGCCACTGGAacctggaggcaggggaggagggccagGCCTGCTGGGTGGCGGCGGCGGAGGTGGTGcctgtgaggaggaggaaggccgCGGGGTGGAAGGCACCGGGGGCTTGCTGTtctgagggggaggaggagggaccgCTTCCCTGTGGATGGAGGGCCTGTTGCCCActggaggaggcggaggagggggTTTGTCATCCAAGGCCCTGCTCGGGGTGGGTGGCAGGGGAGGCCTGTTGGAGAAGGGCGAGGAGGAGCCTGACGGGGTCTGACGTATGGAGCCTCCTCCAAAAGCAGCACCTCGGTTTccagggaaagggggaggagtcggcccagggctgggctgcctgGGAGCCCCAGGCACTGGGGGGGACCCCCGGTTGTGCAGACTTGACTGAATGGGTCTTGGTGTATTGGGTACTGGCGGGGGAACGCTATCAGGCTTTGAGCCCACGTCAGGCCTTGGGGGAGGCATTCGGTTCCTCTGAGGCTCTGGGggtccacttctgtggcctggagaAGGCCCGGGGAACCTCCCTGGGCCACTTGGGGGCAAGAAAGGTTTGGCAGATGTGGCTCTTCCTCCTGGTGGCAAAATTGGGGGTCGGCTTGCTCCAGAatctgaagaagaggaaaaaaaacttcaGTAAGAAAATTAGGAACCTTAAAGGAAATCAGAGAACTAGGTACATACCCAGCTACTGGAAGTCCTTTCCTAGATGCTATCAACTGCAGGTAACCATTATTTACATAAAGCAGATTTTGTACGGTCCTTCCTGGAGGCAGAGGAATAGATCACAGCTCTCTGTTTACCTTCTGGTCCTAGGTCCTACAACCTGTCAGCTTTCAAAAGGATTTGGGAGAGGTCTCTTGGCATTACGCACGGACAAGAAGCAGGATGAGGCTGGTAGGAGTTCTAGAGAGATCCCTACTCTTTACAAGAGGACGAGAACAGATGGTGTTGGCACATGGGATTTCTGCTAatgattttctcttctccccatcacTATCCCTGTCCCCTGCCCTTGCACCTCtcagatttgaaaaataatttagctATCTTGGGTGAAGAAATTAGTTATCCCAATACACGTTTCTATACGGGAGGGCTTACCTAGTCCCTTTGAAGAGACATTCCCAAGAGAAGGTGGAAAAATGTAATGAAAGAGTTATGATTGAAATAAGAAAGAactaagaaaggagaaagaaactgtCAAAGTTTAACTGAAAGAGTTGACACCAGTGGATGGTCTTAATCTGCAAAGAAGTAGGCAACAATTTCTTTTGTTCCTACTCGGTCAACTTCCACTTCAATATTGGCAGGACAGAACACCCCTATTACATAATTAATATTAAACTGGTTTGGTTCAACAAAGGGAAGAACTAAAGGAGGAACCAAGTTATGGAAACATTCAAATCACCACCCCAGAACCTTTTGGAACCCAAGCTCATTCTCAAAAAAGGGTTAGCCTGAAAACTTCTACCACTCCAACCATGAGCTAATTAAtgtaccaaatatttattgaggacctgctATATGCCAGCCTTTATTCTAGATGCTAGAGACAGAagagtaaacaaaacagaaaagatccTGCTCTCCTGTAGTTTACATTCTTGTTTGGGAGATAAACAATAACAGTAAACACGCAAATATTTTCAGATAGTTATAAGTActacaaagaaactaaaataggTTGCTGAGATGAAGAGTGTCTAGAGAGGCCAGGATAGATGGAGTGGTTGGGGATGGCTCTTCTGAGGacgtgacatttgagctgaggccagtcagagagagaggaagaggagaggtgcTTCAGGCAGAGGGCCAGCAGgtacaaaggtcctgaggtaggaaTGAGCTTCAAGTTAAAAAACCAAGGCCCATGTGCCTGAGGCACAGTGAGCATGGAGGAGAACCGTAGGAAATGGAGCTTGAGTGGCCAGTAGGGGCTGTTCATAAACagctttggaggccagaaggagctCACATTTTATCCAAAGCACAATAAGACACATTTGGATGGATGTGTACAGTAGAGTAATGTAAACTCTagagagaattttttattttgactttagtACTAGAAAAAGAGCTGTATTTTCCTTGACTTTGTGGAACATTTCTATGTCACCAACTTGTGATAAGTCAGATCTTCCAAGTTTGGATTAAAGCTGCAGTTACTATGCACACATACATTGCATGGATAGGATCCATTCTGTGCATGGTCCATTATGAACACGTATACTTTTGGTATACCATTTTGTGCACTAACGTAAATTccatcttcattttattattttacatccAGTTGTGTTTGCCCTAATTTCTTCACCTAGGTTAAAGTACTGAATGTATGCATTTGTCAGATGCCTCAAATCCTTTTGGTGGGTTTTAAAGAAATacctttaaatttaaatgcaGGTCTGACAAGACAGAATCTCTCACATTTTTGAGTCTCTTTCTAGATTTTGACCATCCCATACTAAAGTAGTCAGTTAACCCTGAGGATTCACTCTTTTATCTCATATGAATGTGAGAATTTCACACTTCCCCAGGGGGCATTTTCAAAgatcacagaattagaaataaaattcttctaacaaaagaaacattaaaataggAAGTTTTATGGTCAAATTTCTTGAGCTTCCAGTAGTAGTCAGGAGAGGCTCTATAAGGTTTTTATTTAGGCTTGACCAGGTTCAACTTTTCTCTCTGCCGTCAGGTTCATAGACAATCCTGTAGGACTCAGGACTCATTTCCACGGCTCCCTGCAGAGAATACTTAGAATCACTGGCCATAAAATGCCAAAGCCTGTCATACAAAACACTTTTTTAGATTTAGTGAGATATGTAATTATATTCCATATGACATGCTCCACAGTGCGTTTGAAAAGTGGCTCACAAGTATTTACTATACTAGACAGCTGGGTCCGACGACCTCACACAGAAAGCTGAATTTGCCAGGTCACCAGGCAGAGTTTCCAGGGGTGGCAAGTTCCATttgctccttccttttcttcccactctAGCTCACCCtttagaaaagtacaaaaaagtaCAAGTTACCCCAAGGACACTGGGCAATATTTAACAGCTCCATGGAGCTGTCTgatcctgattaaaaaaaaaaagagatgctcAACAGAATCTCTCTTATAAAACAGTGTTAATGTTTCAAGCaatctaaaatgttttaaagggcACAGTGCCTTAGATGGGACGCCAAGCCTCAAAACCACCAAACTCGGCCTCGTCTTCAGTCACTAAGAGAAGGAAACTCTCCTTACCAGTCTCCCTGCTGGCTGTGGATCGCAGCTTAGGCATTCCAGCCTGGAACAGCCCTCCCAAGCCAGGTGGTCCACCCCCGCCAAAGCTTCCTCCACCTCCGCCGCcaccaccgccgccgccgccgccgccgccgccgccacctccTCCGCCAaagccaccaccacctccaccagcACCGGCTCCTTTAGGTtctgcagaaggaagaaaacacacGGATGAAAACACCCACCAGAGGACTTCACAGTCCTCGCCCAAGTAAGCAATAACGATAAAATGGAGCTGGCTGAACCTAGGCCTCCGGTGGACAACTGCGATTTCATTAAAATGCAGGATTTTAAGGATTCACCCTACccccagagagaaaaggagtttCTTTCCACTCCAGGGCAGCTGTGGGCTCAGCGGCAGAAGAATTGGTAATGGCTGACGACTTACTCCCCCAACGCCCCCCCAACTTGGCTAGCCTCCACATGAGTTAATATCTGTTTGTTCTATATCCTAAGATTTGGCAAATAAAAGgatcttcaaagaaagaaagtccCAAGGGAGAGGAGATGCAATAAAaggtgagaagaaaggaaatagtaaaaataaagagaagaaaaaatatcccaTAATTTTACTCCTTGGAAATACTTACCGTTTTGGTGTATTTTTTCCCAGccagtatattttcattttatatgtttttttcccttaaaattaagACCAAATTCACTAAACAGTTTTTAGCCTGCTTTTTTCATGTAACACATTAATAtttcccatgtcattaaatattctgtGAAAACATGAGTTTCAAAGACTGCATTGTGTTTTCAAACACAAATGTActctaatttatttaaccatctaCTTATTTGATGGCCTTTTAGgttgatttcaattttttaatatcataaagTCCAATAGTAagctttaacttttaaaaaatgttttgcaatttGAGATGGTACaaaaattctgtttcatttcgcatttatttccaaaaaattgtgaaagattttgaaatgggcaaacaaaaaaagaaaggaagaagaaagaaaaatattactagGTGTCCTGTCTAGCCTTCTGGGTTATTTCCcattgtctttgagctattttacaacttTGTAAGTTGTAGGAAACTGATAATAATGTAAATGATATTTGTCCATAGAAATGTAAACTGGCTATGTTCAGTGGAATGCAGCTGATCACTGACCCACTTTGCACCTATTTGTGAATTGATTTCAGCACTTATCCCACTATGTCCGTGTGGTACTTTGAATTCTCCTTTTAACTGATAACATCATACTGGTTCCCTCATTCACTAATGAGCCTAATAACATCTTTGACATATGCTCATTTTCTATCTGTGTGAGAGCCGTGATTATACCCTCTTAAAGACATTGTCTCTTAACCActtatgtgtgtatgtctgttttatgaggtttgttttatgagCATTGTTTAAAGTCTGCCCCTGGAAAACACTGCTGAGCCTTTGATAAGTATCACATGAGCTCTACAAACTGATCTGGGAGAAGTGATACTTTTATGATATTTAGACTTTAAGGAAACATGGTATATTTTCCCATGTCTTCTGATTTATTCAGTcaagttttgtaatttttgcGATACGGGTCACACACACTTCTTCTTAGGGTTACtttgaatacatttttgtttgttgaaatTGTGAAAGGAATGTTTTCCTACTACTTTTTTGTAATTGGTTATTAGTGGcatcaggaaatttttttttttaaaggttggcacctgagctaacatctgttgtcaatcttttttttttttctttcttcttcttctccccaaagccccccagtgcatagttgtatattctagttgtgcctCTGgctctgtatgtgggacgccgcctcagcacggcctgacaagcggtgccatgtccgcgcccaggatccgaaccagcaaaaccctgggctgccgaaggggagcacacgaacttaaccacggtcacagggctggccccaggaaattTCATTTGCTATCTAATAAACCACtttgctgtattttctaaattaaaatttacaaaaagtttATCTTAGATTTTCTAGATGTATGGTCTGCAAATAAGAAAGGTTTTGAGCCCTCTTTTCTAATAGTTGTCtatcttatttctgttttatagaaTTACTTTGATCACTGAACTCCCCAAATAATGTAAATTATTAACGTTGCTAAAGGAaagtatattttgattttaataagaatggctcaaaattacaaaattataaatttcaaaattacataTTGACTAttggtttgaaatattttttttccttctttctaaacaTTTGTCGTCAGCAAGGAGCCTTCTATTTTAGGTTTTTAAGACCTTCTTATGGCTTGgaattttattgaatgcctattcaGGATCTACTGAGATGATTATAAGGTTTTCCTTATTTGATATGATGGATTTATAGGCTTTCTAACATTAAAAATGAGCTAAGCCCTCGTCTTGGTGAATTATTCTTTCAATATATTATTGaattagattttttgtttttttaggtagTATCCTTCTCATCTCTGATCATAACTGGTCTATAGTAGGGTTTTTTAACCCTGGAACCAGTGACATTtggggtcagataattctttgttgtgggtggCTGTCCTATTCTCTGTAGAATGTTTACAGCATCAccggcctctacccactagatgccagtaggaACTCCTCTCTCGccaagttgtgacaactaaaaatgccTCTAAACACTGCCACCTGTCCCCTGGGACACTGATGTATGAgctttctttttgtgtatatgcTGCCTTTGTCAGGCTTTAGTATTAGGATCATGCTAGTCTCATCACCCCTATCAGATAGCTTTCCATCTCTTCCTGTGTTTGGGAATGATTTATGTAACATTTGAATCAGCTGTTTcttaaaatctgaaagaatctaCTGATAAAAGTATCTGGCTCTAAAGCTTTTGAGAGAGAACATAATTTGATAAAGTTTTCAACTTTTTCCTTGCTCATTGAGTTTTCATGAATTTTGGTAAATTCACAAAATTTGCCAAAATTTCATGAATTTTCGTAAACTGATGCAGTCTTAGAAAATTAATCTCTTTaagatttcaaaatgttttgacATATAACTTCATTGTAGAATccttaattttagaaaatctgCTTTGAATCTCTTATCTATTTTCTGggttctaattttattcatttgtgttttctttttttctggattagATTTATTCATTATAATTCTCTATTAGCTTTGTATCTTCTCTAGGTGTGGAGCTTTCTGGGATACTTATGGGAGCTCTGCCGATAGAAGAAATAATCTGATAGTCAGCTCACAAGAATTACTTCACCTAACAAGATGAAACAAATTAGAAGAACAATTTCTTGAAGGGTGTTCAAAATTGCTTccatatgaaataaattaaaattaaaatttttaatcattttaattattgcCAATAATATTGATAATGCCCTTGTCATTCAAACATTATTCATTAAGGAATGATACATTTTGGAATACTGCATTTACTTAGGACATCTTTACATGGGATTAAACATTCAAAGAGATTGATGCATCATCAGACATCATCCTTTAGCATTCTTACCTGGAACATTTGTGCTCTATCTGAAGCTAAAGTAGTTGAGGATAGCTAATAGGCTCCACATTACTTTATTAGCAATTAAATTGCAGGACAAGGGCGACTTCAAGAGTTATATCATGTATAACCATGGGGAACATTTTGACATAAACCCCAGGGAGGTTTCACCTGCAAACAAATACAAAACCATGGATGGACTTTGTCACTTGCAAAGAGCTTGTGACAACAGTATTGGTGTCCACTTAAGTGGATGGACAACAAGGGCAAGCATTTGGTTGCATTGTGTATCCACCAAGTAAAGTGCATTCTTAAACATCACTGAGCAGCTGGAAGGGAGAAGAACGAACACTTGTTTCCATTTAACGGGAGGAGAAGTGGAtcttgaagaataaaatgagtttCCACTAGTGGATTCAGGACTAGGCCTCAGACTGCCCAGTCTCCTTTAACATCTGGGGAGTTCACATCCACCTCTCCAGAGACTGGGCTCCCTCTGGGAGCGGAGAGAATGGCTGGGTTCTGTCCTAGAGGTCGGCAGTTTGGGGAGCTCCTCTGGCTCCATTCTAAGCACATGACACTATGGTCATTGGATTAAGGCTCCCCAGATATAAATGCTGTGCTGGGCTCCCCTGAGGGAGAATCTTGTGACGTGGATCAGGAGGACTGAAAGATTGATGACATGATAACCATATCAGTTTTGTGGGCATTTTGGCCTAGAGGTAAGACTACGTCAAGTCAAGAGTCAAAGACCCCATAGTTCCTTTTTGAGGTGTGGTGCATTCCCACTTGTACCACCTTGCCTGGTAACAGAGCGACATTCAAGGCCTTTATCTTGGTCTTccacttttccattttcctcccacACCAATGTTCTCACCTAATTCTGATCCTTCTCCTTCTCTACCAATTAGGTACTTTTCCTAGAAATTCCTCCTAAGCACTTCTAATCCTCCACTTGGCTAAAATCCTGCATCATTATTCACTTGTTTACAAAGCTGCCTCTGGTGATTTTGGAAGGTCAGCCTATTTCCTATTGAGTCCAAATGGGATCTGTGGTCTAGGATGAATTCTGGAGACATCTGGCTGGCAGTGGAAACAACTAGGAATATGAAGAGATAGTCTCAAGGCCTGATTATTAACTACCAGTAGATTCTAGCCATGTataactttttattctgttgtaaATGTTAATAAGTAGCCCTGTGTGGTGGGTACTTGTTTGTTTATACATACCCTGCCTTGTTCCAGAAAGTATCTCAGACTTATGATGGGTAGATAAGCAAAGTTGTGATCTCATTTCTTCCCGCTCCAAGCTCCTAATAATCATATCTTACACTTGAATTACACATTTCAGACAACAAAACACTTGCACaagcatcatctcatttgatgCTCTCGACAAACTTGTGAGGGCAGTAGAACAGGTATGATCATCTCCATTCTGCAGATGAAGACGATAAGGCTTGGACATGGTAAGTGACGGATGTGCCAGGACTGGAACCCACATCCTTTGATTCCAAGGCTGGGGCACTTTCCATATTTCATGCTGCTGTTTGATCTATAGTGTGAGGAGCGAGGGGTTAATTTCCAGAAAGTGTTGTGAATAATTCAGAGAATTGCTGCTGTGTGTGTCTTGGACAAAGAATTATTATACTGGCTTCCTGCAGCATTAGAGGGAACCCAAGCCAGAGCTGTGGCCTACAATGGGTGATACAGTCCCTTATTCTGCTAGTTTTGCAGCTGTTGTTAaccaacaaaaaattttttttggtgggaaggGTAGAGTTGATTGTTAGGCCATAAACCATTTATCTCCATGGAAAATAACTTTTGTCACTTACTGTCCAATATCGGTGCGCTTCTGTCGTTGGTGActgtcttctttagtttcttcccTTTGCTGATGTCAGAGAGAAGGGCATTTCTCCCAGCCTGCTCTGACTTATTCAAGGTAGGCTTTTCTGTATTGGCCTGAAAGGAAACCACACAAACGCATATTCATCTCTTGAATTAAAATCATGTGCTACAACCCTCGGTGGGGGCAGCTAGAGTATTGGAAGCTTGTTATTAAGGTTCTTGGCAATAGGTTGTAAATTCTCTACGAGTTTTAGACCCGATGTCATTCTTTTTAAGACCCAGATATTTGGGAGCAGATGCAGCAAtaaattacattcatttttaacGCAGGAAGAGTCAGTCCCTGATAATAAGTCTCTGAAAATTCAGCCCACAATCTGGCCGTAACCCACAGAGCCCGGGTTGGATTGCGAGAAACGTAAGGGAATTTTAAGTCTGATAGGATTCTGTAGGATACGATGAGGTTTCATTCTCTAGGATGTGTCCTGAAGAATGGCCTGTCCTTCCCATCTTTTAGAACTAATCTGGTGCAAGGGGAAAATTGTCTCTAGCAAAAAGGgtcagttgtatttttttaaacccaccgaagttttagaaaataattccCTCTGTTGACATtgccaaagatttttttctctttcatttaaggcagatttgaggtataatttacatgtagTAAAATCACCCATTTTAGgatacagttctatgagttttgacaaacatataagtgtgtagccaccaccacaatcaagagatACAACATTTCCATTACTCTAAAATGTCCCGTCACGTCCCTTTGGCCTAATGTGTCTCTGCTGTTTCATCCCTTTGAAAGCTTAGCTCAGAGACTGCAGAACAGACAAAGGTGCTGCTTTAAAATGTCTGGGTATTTTCCGTATTTTCAGAATTGCTGGGAAAGATCCTTACTATGAACTGGGATCTTGTTTCTTCAGGGTTATGCTAGGGAGTGGGGCAGGAAGAGCCCTGCACGTGAACTCAGAAGTAGGCATGTGCCTGTGTCTGTGACACTTGGAAACTGGCTTGGTCTGGCCTGGCTCAGGGAGGGTCAGCTTCTCCAAACCCAAAGGTCCTTCTGGCAGACCCGAGAGTCCTTCTAGGCTGGCCCCAGCCCTTCCGAAGGGATCTGATATCAGAGGTGCCAGCGAGGGCCAGAGGAGGTAAACCTGGGAAGTTTAGCTTCATAATTCATCCCGCTATTTATCATAGTGGGAGGCAGTGATGGCAGAGGGAGAGCTAAGAAAAACCTGAAGTAGGCTGAGAGAATCCTGTGTGTTAAGCTGAAAGGGGCCTGagataattaaattataaagtaCTAACGTGCTCATGATAACAACAGTTAAGGTTTATATAGCTTTTACTGTGGGTCAcgcactgttctgagcactgtgtgtgtattaattcatttagtcctcatcTACCCTGTGAGTCATTACTTccattttagagacaaggaaactaaggcccagggaggtgaaagCATTTGCCCCAGTGACCCGGCTAGTAAGAGGaggagctaggattcaaactctggcagtctgcctccagagcctTCCCTCTCACCTGACGGAAGGGTAAATGTGGGACCTAAAATGCCCCTTCCGTAAACTGTGGAGATGTTGTGAAAGGCTACAAGCTGGTAACTagaagatgaatgagttctggagatGTAATGGACAGCGCAGCAACTACAGCCAACAAtgctgtattataaacttcaaagttgctcaGACACCAAATCTTAAAtatcctcaccacaaaaaagaagtgaTAATTATGTGACGTGACAGAGGCATGAGCTAAAGCTATGGTGGTAATTATACtataatgaataaatgtatgGGATCAACATGTtggacaccttaaacttacacgatGCTATATGCCAGTTATGTCTCAattgaaaaagaattaataaataaaatgctccTCCCCCACTGGCTCCCAATGCTCCTCTGAAGCAAACCTGTTAAGAGCTTCTCGTAGTTAGTTCCAGAAATGCTCCTTGCATATGCAGTTCCCTTTTGCTAATGGGATCATCCTCTCTTACTCTGCAACTTGTTTTTATAACTTAGCAACATACTTTGGACATCTTGGAGAGAGCGTTTAAAATTAGCTCGTCTtcattttaaggatgaaaaaACCCTGAGGCCTGGAAAAGTTAAGTGAGGTGTCCGCATTGGGTCTATTAATGGTTTTGGGTCGGCAGCCCTCACTGGCCTCCTGTTCTGCCTCAAAATGTATTTTGACAGCTGACCCCTTGGGTGTTGACGTCTCTCACATGGCAGTCTGGGGCCCTTAATTACCCTGTTCCACTAGACGGTGTCCTATGATGGCCACCAAGCCAACTGTCCCTTTTCTCATCTCTACATCCTTTTTCTCTAGGGTCTTGCTTTAAGTCAGATAATAATGGATAGAAATGAATTGATGGGATAAATGAGGGTTTCCCAAACTTCCGTCATTCTGATACAACTTTCATGGTTTTTGTTATCTTCTCATGCTACCTGTGTTATTTGCTTAATGTTTTTCATGAAGTCAATTCACTATATTATTTACTATACTCTGTTTCagtgaacattttcttttaaatgaactCTCTAGGAAACCCTGGGTGTGCCCAGAAGTTAAAGGCAAGAAGATGAGTCTATTTGAATGAAAACATTGCAGGCCGGGCAGAATTGTTCCTGCAAACCCATCTTGGCCCAGTATGTGGGAATGAACAGGACATTCTCCTGGAGGGACTCGGCAGAGGACACGGAACTCATCCTCACTCACGCGCATACGATGAGTTGCCTGAAACCTTAGACAACAAAACCCTTCATGTTGCATTCACTCATCTCTGGGTCTGGCTTACTCCGGCACTTAGGAAGCCTAAGATATCATATTTAAGCCAGAATGCAAATACACTGAAAACAAATCCATGGGTGCCAGGTTCGACTTCATTTGGCTTGCTTCATGCATGCATGATGGATGGTGAGGAGCCACTCACCAGAGCAAAGGTGGGCGGAGGCGGGGGCGCTGGAGGGGGAGGGACGGGCATCTCGGACAGTTATCCTTTCAACAGTCTTGATAaatctgtaaaaacaaaacaaaaagaaacaaaaaacacgGTCATTTGTTAGACTTTTTAGTAATactctgtcccagtcttccttcCCCCGTTC
It encodes the following:
- the WIPF1 gene encoding WAS/WASL-interacting protein family member 1; the encoded protein is MPVPPPPAPPPPPTFALANTEKPTLNKSEQAGRNALLSDISKGKKLKKTVTNDRSAPILDKPKGAGAGGGGGGFGGGGGGGGGGGGGGGGGGGGGSFGGGGPPGLGGLFQAGMPKLRSTASRETDSGASRPPILPPGGRATSAKPFLPPSGPGRFPGPSPGHRSGPPEPQRNRMPPPRPDVGSKPDSVPPPVPNTPRPIQSSLHNRGSPPVPGAPRQPSPGPTPPPFPGNRGAAFGGGSIRQTPSGSSSPFSNRPPLPPTPSRALDDKPPPPPPPVGNRPSIHREAVPPPPPQNSKPPVPSTPRPSSSSQAPPPPPPPSRPGPPPLPPGSSGSDEIPRLPQRNLSLSSSAPPLPSPGRSGPLPPPPNERPPPPVRDPPGRSGPLPPPPPINRNGSTSRALPATPQLPSRSVVDSPRSGPRPPLPPDRPGTGAPPPPPPSTSIRNGFQDSSCEDEWESRFYFHPISDLPPPEPYVPTAKTYPSKLARSESRSGSNRRERGAPPLPPTPR